Proteins encoded by one window of Aphidius gifuensis isolate YNYX2018 linkage group LG2, ASM1490517v1, whole genome shotgun sequence:
- the LOC122850585 gene encoding SET and MYND domain-containing protein 4-like, giving the protein MGNEPTGGYSEFEMLDVPFKESIEDLGKQFLKTKTFDDRFGIVWNFMMTAPIYDPKHPKVNKTVADSISWRKIGNKEYTNLKNEDNISKSIQAYTKSIAYAPVGSSELSLAYANRSVVLFKAGFYNECLHDIEHSLKAGYPDYLKTKLHIRQALCFKALKPSSHIETGISMASAMQWLPNLKKNNPNYNIKDEYSKMMKQLQKPRDTNTVKFTPMIKNKNSIIAGGSDAIKLIKSNGNNQHIIAARSIKSGEFIYINKPFEIITCDDKRYNTCWHCCRHTLAGIPCDNCPSIVFCSQKCKDIAWNEYHDLECPILSYAMKLKLCTQDDWQFQLTIKVLSKSLKATGGIDALKKKINEVDAKKDKSMIYTDGIFDVNTLDNFHRLDYSQPTSDTCLFPRVVRTASIVLLFGLETNIFGRKMKLAEVYSNKQSPVLGGLILRYLMTVQRNATFCDCHGSTKVTLTHAIIFPFENMLVKNCDPHVNWYSYESNVAVVAERPIKKGEKIRFSTAGRFQDVPLSERRKIHASFDLPPCKCLACVRELPLVINLPSYKTLTLSNQVERELDRIMIKSAGYSELIAEGDAEKLLKIKDTLYKMTDKFYQHVTVPCKEASFFSLMLGMLHHLLSIPRCII; this is encoded by the exons ATGGGGAATGAACCTACTGGTGGATATTCTGAGTTTGAAATGTTGGATGTACCATTCAAAGAATCAATAGAAGACCTAGGAAAACAATTCCTTAAAACGAAGACGTTTGATGATAGGTTTGGGATTGTATGGAACTTTATGATGACAGCTCCTATCTACGATCCCAAACATCCTAAAGTAAACAAGACAGTTGCTGATTCAATAAGTTGGCGTAAAATTGGTAACAAAGAATACAccaatttgaaaaatgaagaTAATATAAGCAAATCAATTCAGGCATACACCAAGAGTATTGCTTATGCACCAGTTGGATCCAGTGAATTGTCATTGGCTTATGCAAATCGTTCAGTAGTATTATTCAAAGCAGGATTTTATAATGAGTGTCTTCATGACATCGAACATTCTTTAAAGGCAGGCTATccagattatttaaaaacaaaattacataTTCGTCAAGCATTGTGTTTCAAAGCATTGAAACCAAGCTCACATATTGAGACAGGTATTTCAATGGCCAGTGCAATGCAGTGGCtacctaatttaaaaaaaaacaatccaaATTACAACATCAAAGATGAATACTcaaaaatgatgaaacaacTTCAGAAACCTCGTGATACAAACACTGTTAAATTCACTccaatgattaaaaataagaattcaATAATAGCTGGTGGATCTGatgcaattaaattaataaaatcaaatggaAATAATCAACATATTATTGCAGCGAGAAGCATTAAATctggtgaatttatttacatcaataaaccatttgaaattattactTGTGATGATAAACGTTACAACACTTGCTGGCATTGTTGTCGTCACACTTTAGCTGGTATACCATGTGATAATTGTCCAAGTATAGTATTTTGTTCACAAAAATGTAAAGACATTGCTTGGAATGAATATCATGATCTTGAATGTCCAATTTTAAGTTATgctatgaaattaaaattatgtacTCAAGACGATTGGCAATTCCAATTGACTATTAAAGTTTTATCAAAATCACTTAAAGCCACTGGTGGTATTGatgcattgaaaaaaaaaattaatgaggtTGATGCAAAGAAAGATAAATCAATGATTTATACTGATGGtatttttgatgttaatactcttgataattttcatcGTCTTGATTATTCCCAGCCAACTTCTGATACATGTTTATTCCCTCGAGTCGTTCGAACTgcatcaattgttttattgtttggacttgaaacaaatatttttggtCGAAAAATGAAACTTGCTGaagtttattcaaataaacaatcacCAGTTTTGGGAGGTTTGATACTCAGGTATTTAATGACTGTCCAACGCAATGCTACTTTT tgCGATTGTCATGGATCAACAAAAGTCACGTTGACACATGCTATTATATTTCCATTTGAAAATATGTTGGTAAAAAATTGTGATCCTCATGTCAACTGGTACAGCTATGAATCGAATGTTGCAGTTGTAGCCGAAAgaccaataaaaaaaggagaaaaa atacgTTTCTCAACAGCTGGACGATTCCAAGACGTGCCACTATCTGAACGTCGAAAGATCCATGCATCATTTGATCTTCCGCCATGCAAATGCTTAGCATGTGTACGAGAATTACCACTGGTGATAAATCTTCCATCTTACAAG ACTTTGACGTTGTCGAATCAAGTTGAAAGAGAATTGGATCGTATTATGATTAAATCAGCTGGTTATTCTGAGCTCATTGCTGAGGGAGATGCTGAGAAATTGCTCAAAATAAAAGACACTTTGTATAAAATgactgataaattttatcaacatgttACTGTTCCTTGCAAAgaagcttcttttttttcgctGATGCTGGGAATGTTGCATCACCTACTTTCTATTCCACGTTGTattatttag
- the LOC122850587 gene encoding SET and MYND domain-containing protein 4-like — MENEPTGRYSELEMFGVPLKKAMEDLEKQFPETKTFDDRFRIAWNLMIETAPIYNPNHPQVNKTVADSISWRKIGNKEFTTAKNEDYISKSIEAYTKSIAHAPVGSSELSLAYANRSAVLFKARLYENCLLDIERSLKAGYPDNLKTKLHIRQALCFKALKPSSHIETSISMASAMQWLPNLRKNNPNYNIKDEYSKIMNQLEKPCDTNTAKFTPIIKNKSSIIAGGSDAIKLIKSNGNDQHIVAARSIKSGEFIYVNKPFEMIASDDKRYNTCWHCCRQTLASIPCDNCPSIVFCSQECKNIAWNEYHELECPILSFFKKLELCVEDEWQFQLTIKILLKALKATGGIDALDKKINEVDSKKDKSMIHTDGIFDVNSIDNFHRLDYYKPTSDKCSLARVIRILAIVLMFGLETNIFGRKMKLPEIYSNKQSQVLGVLILRYLMIVIRNVTYCNDNGVRKPDSLTHAIIFLFGNMLVKNCDPHVNWYGYGSNISIVAERPIKKGEKIRLSSSDRYQDMPLSERREYLASIDLPPCKCTACVQGLPLMDNLTSYKSLKLSNQVRRELDRIMIKSAGYSELIAEGDAEKLLKIKDTLYKMTDKFYQHVTVPCREASFFTLMIGIVHFHLCIPRCII, encoded by the exons ATGGAGAATGAACCTACTGGTAGATATTCTGAGTTAGAAATGTTTGGTGTACCATTAAAAAAAGCAATGGAAGATCTAGAAAAACAATTCCCTGAAACGAAGACATTTGATGATAGGTTTAGGATTGCATGGAACTTAATGATTGAAACAGCTCCTATCTACAATCCCAATCATCCTCAAGTAAACAAGACAGTTGCTGATTCAATAAGTTGGCGTAAAATTGGTAACAAGGAATTCACTACTGCAAAAAATGAAGATTATATAAGCAAATCGATTGAGGCATACACCAAGAGTATTGCTCATGCACCAGTTGGATCCAGTGAATTGTCATTGGCTTATGCAAATCGTTCAGCTGTATTATTCAAAGCAAGACTCTATGAAAATTGTCTTCTTGACATTGAACGTTCATTAAAGGCAGGCTAtccagataatttaaaaacaaaattacataTTCGTCAAGCATTGTGTTTCAAAGCATTGAAACCAAGCTCACATATTGAAACAAGTATTTCAATGGCCAGTGCAATGCAGTGGTTACCTAATTTACGAAAAAACAATCCAAATTACAACATCAAAGATGAATATTCAAAGATTATGAATCAACTTGAAAAACCTTGTGATACAAACACTGCTAAATTTActccaataattaaaaataagagcTCAATAATAGCTGGTGGATCTGatgcaattaaattaataaaatcaaatggaAATGATCAACATATTGTTGCAGCAAGAAGCATTAAATctggtgaatttatttacgTCAATAAACCATTTGAAATGATTGCTAGTGATGATAAACGTTACAACACTTGTTGGCATTGTTGTCGTCAAACTTTGGCTAGTATACCATGTGATAATTGTCCAAGTATAGTATTTTGTTCACaagaatgtaaaaatattgcttGGAATGAATATCATGAACTTGAATGTccaattttaagtttttttaagaaattagAATTATGTGTTGAAGACGAATGGCAATTCCAATTGacgattaaaattttattaaaagcaCTTAAAGCCACTGGTGGTATTGATGcattggataaaaaaattaatgaggtTGATTCAAAGAAAGATAAATCAATGATTCATACAGATGGtatttttgatgttaattCAATAGATAATTTTCATCGTCTTGATTATTACAAGCCAACTTCTGATAAATGTTCATTAGCCCGAGTAATTCGGATTTTAGCAATTGTATTGATGTTTGGACttgaaacaaatatttttggtCGAAAAATGAAACTTCCTGAAATTTATTCGAATAAACAATCACAAGTTTTGGGCGTTTTAATACTCAGGTATTTAATGATTGTTATACGCAATGTTACTTAT tgCAATGATAATGGTGTAAGAAAACCAGACAGCTTGACACAtgctattatatttttatttggaaaCATGTTGGTAAAGAATTGTGATCCTCATGTCAACTGGTACGGCTATGGCTCGAATATTTCAATTGTAGCCGAAAgaccaataaaaaaaggagaaaaa atacgTTTATCATCATCTGACCGTTACCAGGACATGCCACTATCTGAACGTCGAGAGTACCTTGCATCAATTGATCTTCCTCCATGCAAATGCACAGCATGTGTACAAGGTTTACCACTGATGGACAATCTTACATCTTACAAG AGTTTGAAGTTGTCGAATCAAGTTCGAAGAGAATTGGATCGTATTATGATTAAATCAGCTGGTTATTCTGAGCTCATTGCTGAGGGAGATGCTGAGAAATTGCTCAAAATAAAAGACACTTTGTATAAAATgactgataaattttatcaacatgttACTGTTCCTTGCAGAGAAGCATCTTTTTTTACACTGATGATAGGAATAGTGCATTTCCATCTTTGCATTCCACGTTGTattatttag
- the LOC122850588 gene encoding SET and MYND domain-containing protein 4-like, whose protein sequence is MDGRDDRCQINISHSDKDTLQTKENYRNEKTLKDEFIVAWNFMIRHTHARYDSIQKNAHMYCKAFPGDDKIIAERLFLQKTTFKDKFEVAWKFSASYIDKSRDKFYKTVGRSILWRKTGDKIYYAAKDKDYLYKSIEAYTKSIAHAPVGSSELSLAYADRSAVLFKARLYEDCLLDIERSLKTGYPDRLKTKLHIRQALCFKALKPSSHIETGISMAHAMQWLPDLRKIEPNYDMIKTYSEMMNELEKPRDINKFSPEIKNNFSKHIAGASNAIDLKKKNNSDQHIIAKKMNLVNLFTFLSHLDQLLVIKYVLPIVGIVVVKLWLVYHVTVVQLSYIALIYVKKKAWDSYHNIECLVLGQLLKIDKINIADLLAIKTFLKALNSVSSLSELNEQMDNIDSIKNTGFMFSHGKLDANSIDNYRYLDYFKATSTECTFESALLTVLIVAIFGQKTEILGKRMTLKDLIESKKKKIFNLGKLMYVFI, encoded by the exons atGGATGGACGTGATGATCGTTGTCAAATCAATATATCACATTCAGACAAAGATACACttcaaacaaaagaaaattatagaaatgaaaaaactttgaaaGATGAATTTATAGTTGCATGGAATTTTATGATTCGTCATACCCATGCTAGATATGattcaattcaaaaaaatgcTC ACATGTATTGTAAAGCTTTTCCTGGTGATGATAAGATAATAGCAGAGCGgctatttttacaaaaaacaacatttaaagataaatttgaaGTGGCATGGAAGTTTTCAGCTTCATATATTGACAAAAGTCgtgataaattttacaaaacagTTGGTCGCTCAATACTCTGGCGAAAAACTGgagacaaaatatattatgctGCAAAAGATAaagattatttatacaaatcaATTGAAGCATACACCAAAAGTATTGCACATGCACCAGTTGGATCCAGTGAATTATCATTGGCTTATGCAGATCGTTCAGCTGTATTATTCAAAGCAAGACTTTATGAAGATTGTCTTCTTGACATTGAACGTTCATTAAAAACAGGCTATCCAGAtagattaaaaacaaaattacataTTCGTCAAGCATTGTGTTTCAAAGCATTGAAACCAAGCTCACATATTGAGACAGGTATTTCAATGGCTCATGCAATGCAGTGGCTTCCTGatttaagaaaaattgaaCCAAACTATGACATGATTAAGACATATTCGGAGATGATGAATGAACTTGAAAAACCacgtgatattaataaattttcaccagaaataaaaaataactttagtAAACACATCGCTGGTGCTTCGAAtgcaattgatttaaaaaaaaaaaataatagtgatcaacatattattgctaaaaaaatgaatctggtgaatttatttacatttctgAGCCATTTGGATCAACTGTTAGTTATAAAATACGTTTTACCAATTGTTGGCATTGTTGTCGTCAAACTTTGGCTGGTGTACCATGTGACGGTTGTCCAGCTATCATATATTGCTCtgatatatgtaaaaaaaaaagcatgggATAGTTATCATAATATTGAATGTTTAGTATTAGGACAACTTTTAAAGattgacaaaattaatatagcAGATTTATTAgcaataaaaacttttttaaaagcaCTCAACTCAGTAAGTAGTTTGAGTGAATTAAATGAACAAATGGACAATATTGACTCGATAAAAAATACAGGATTCATGTTTTCTCATGGTAAACTTGATGCTAATTCTATTGATAATTATCgttatcttgattattttaaagcaACATCAACTGAGTGTACATTCGAATCAGCATTACTTACTGTATTGATTGTTGCAATTTTTGGTCAAAAAACAGAAATATTAGGTAAAAGAATGACACTGAAAGATTTGAttgagagtaaaaaaaaaaaaatattcaatttggGAAAATTAATGTATGTattcatttga
- the LOC122850589 gene encoding SET and MYND domain-containing protein 4-like: protein MGNEPTGGYSEFEMLDVPFKESIEDLEKQFLRTKTFDNRFGIIWNFMMTAPIYDPKHPKVNKTVADSISWRKIGNKEYTNLKNEDNISKSIEAYTKSIAYAPIGSSELSLAYANRSAVLFKARLYEDCLLDIERSLKTGYPDRLKTKLHIRQALCFKALKPSSHIETGISIASAIQWLPNLKQNNPNYNIKDEYLKMMNQLEKPRDTNTAKFKPTIKNKSSIIAGGSDAIKLIKSNGNNQHIVAARSIKSGEFIYINKPFEMITCHDKRNNTCWHCCRQTLAGIPCDNCPSIVFCSQKCKDIAWNEYHDLECPILSYAMNLELCVEEEWQFQLTIKILSKALKATGGIDALKKKINDVDSKKDKSMIYTDGIFDVNTIDNFHRLDYSQPTSDECLFPRVVRTASIVLMFGLETNIFGRKMELAEIYSNKQSPVLGGLILRYFMTVQHNATFCDTDGSKKVTLTHGVMFSFENMLVQNCDPHVNWYGYESNIAVVAERPIKKGEKIRISTAGRYQDVSLSERRMSFASLNLPCKCLACVRELPLMMNLPSYKSLKLSNQVERELDRIMIKSAGYSELIAEGDAEKLLKIKDTLYKMTDKFYQHVTVPCREASFFPLMIGMVHQVLSTPRCII, encoded by the exons ATGGGGAATGAACCTACTGGTGGATATTCTGAGTTTGAAATGTTGGATGTACCATTCAAAGAATCAATAGAAGATCTAGAAAAACAATTCCTTAGAACGAAGACATTTGATAATAGGTTTGGGATTATATGGAACTTTATGATGACAGCTCCTATCTACGATCCCAAACATCCTAAAGTAAACAAGACAGTTGCTGATTCAATAAGTTGGCGTAAAATTGGTAACAAAGAATACactaatttgaaaaatgaagaTAATATAAGCAAATCAATTGAGGCATATACCAAGAGTATTGCTTATGCACCAATTGGATCCAGTGAATTGTCATTGGCTTATGCAAATCGTTCAGCTGTATTATTCAAAGCAAGACTCTATGAAGATTGTCTTCTTGACATTGAACGTTCATTAAAAACAGGCTATCCAGAtagattaaaaacaaaattacataTTCGTCAAGCATTGTGTTTCAAAGCATTGAAACCAAGCTCACATATTGAGACAGGTATTTCAATAGCCAGTGCAATACAGTGGTTAcctaatttaaaacaaaacaatccAAATTACAACATCAAAGATGAATATTTAAAGATGATGAATCAACTTGAAAAACCTCGTGATACAAACACTGCTAAATTTAAACCAACGATTAAAAATAAGAGCTCAATAATAGCTGGTGGATCAGatgcaattaaattaataaaatcaaatggaAATAATCAACATATTGTTGCAGCAAGAAGCATTAAATctggtgaatttatttacatcaatAAACCATTTGAAATGATCACTTGTCATGATAAACGTAACAACACTTGTTGGCATTGTTGTCGTCAAACTTTAGCTGGTATACCATGTGATAATTGTCCAAGTATAGTATTTTGTTCACAAAAATGTAAAGACATTGCTTGGAATGAATATCATGATCTTGAATGTCCAATTTTAAGTTATGCTATGAATTTAGAATTATGTGTTGAAGAGGAATGGCAATTCCAATtgacgataaaaatattatcaaaagcCCTTAAAGCCACTGGTGGTATTGatgcattgaaaaaaaaaattaatgatgttgattcaaaaaaagataaatcaaTGATTTATACTGATGGtatttttgatgttaataCAATAGATAATTTTCATCGTCTTGATTATAGCCAGCCAACTTCTGATGAATGTTTATTCCCTCGAGTGGTTCGAACTGCATCAATTGTTTTAATGTTTGGACttgaaacaaatatttttggtCGAAAAATGGAACTTGctgaaatttattcaaataaacaatcacCAGTTTTGGGAGGTTTGATACTCAGGTATTTTATGACTGTCCAACACAATGCTACTTTT tGCGATACTGATGGATCAAAAAAAGTCACGTTGACACATGGTGTTatgttttcatttgaaaacatGTTGGTACAAAATTGTGATCCTCATGTCAACTGGTACGGCTATGAATCGAATATTGCAGTTGTAGCCGAAAgaccaataaaaaaaggagagaaa atacgTATCTCAACAGCTGGACGTTACCAAGACGTGTCACTATCTGAACGGCGAATGAGCTTTGCATCATTAAATCTTCCATGCAAATGCTTAGCATGTGTACGAGAATTACCACTGATGATGAATCTTCCATCTTACaaa aGTTTAAAGTTGTCGAATCAAGTTGAAAGAGAATTGGATCGTATTATGATTAAATCAGCTGGTTATTCTGAGCTCATTGCTGAAGGAGATGCTGAGAAATTGCTCAAAATAAAAGACACTTTGTATAAAATGAccgataaattttatcaacatgttACTGTTCCTTGCAGAGAAGCTTCTTTTTTTCCACTGATGATAGGAATGGTGCATCAAGTACTTTCTACTCCACGTTGTattatttag
- the LOC122850590 gene encoding SET and MYND domain-containing protein 4-like: MGNEPTGRYSEFGMLGVPFKESIEDLGKQFLKTMTFDDRFGIVWNFMMTASIYDPNHLKVNKTVADSISWRQIGNKEFTTAKNEDYISKSIEAYTKSIAHAPIGSSELSLAYGNRSAVLFKARLYEDCLLDIERSLKAGYPDKLKTKLFLRQSLCFKALKPSSHIETGISMASAMQWLPNLKKNNPNYNIKDEYSKMMNQLEKPRDTNTAKFKPTIKNKSSIIAGGSDAIKLIKSNRNNQHIVAARSIKSGEFIYINKPFEMITCDDKRYNTCWHCCRQTLAGIPCDKCPNIVFCSQECKNIAWNEYHELECPISSFSKKLELCVEDEWQFQLTIKILSKALKATGGIDALDKKINEVDSKKDKSMIHTDGMFDVNTIDNFHRLDYYKPTSDKCSLARVIRISAIVLMFGLETNIFGRKMKLLEIYSNKQSPVLGVLILRYLMIVERNVTYCNDDVTEPVRLTQAIIFPFENMLVKNCDPHVNWYGYDWNISIVAERPIKKGEKIRISSSDRYQDMPLSERRKYVASFDLPPCKCTACVQDLPLMDNLTSYKSLKLSNQVRRELDRIMIKSAGYSELIAEGDAEKLLKIKDTLAKMTDKFYQHVTVPCREASFFTLMIGMVHFHLCTPRYDVAKKIKTEFDSMMQELKECQELFEEGNNTKLLTIKDTLSSINDKFHHYITVPCKEISHLSLLLKKLYVRLHTVHNTLE, translated from the exons aTGGGAAATGAACCTACTGGTAGATATTCTGAGTTTGGAATGTTGGGTGTACCATTCAAAGAATCAATAGAAGATCTAGGAAAACAATTCCTTAAAACAATGACATTTGACGATAGGTTTGGGATTGTATGGAACTTTATGATGACAGCTTCTATCTACGATCCCAATCAT CTTAAAGTAAACAAGACAGTTGCTGATTCAATAAGTTGGCGTCAAATTGGTAACAAAGAATTCACTACTGCAAAAAATGAAGATTATATAAGCAAATCCATTGAAGCATACACCAAGAGTATTGCTCATGCACCAATTGGATCCAGTGAATTGTCATTGGCATATGGAAATCGTTCAGCTGTATTATTTAAAGCAAGACTCTATGAAGATTGTCTCCTTGACATTGAACGTTCATTAAAAGCAGGCTAtccagataaattaaaaacaaaactatTTTTACGTCAATCATTGTGTTTCAAAGCATTGAAACCAAGCTCACATATTGAGACAGGTATTTCAATGGCCAGTGCAATGCAGTGGTtacctaatttaaaaaaaaacaatccaaATTACAACATCAAAGATGAATATTCAAAGATGATGAATCAACTTGAAAAACCTCGTGATACAAACACTGCTAAATTTAAACCAACGATTAAAAATAAGAGCTCAATAATAGCTGGTGGATCTGatgcaattaaattaataaaatcaaatagaaataatCAACATATTGTTGCAGCAAGAAGCATTAAATctggtgaatttatttacatcaatAAACCATTTGAAATGATTACTTGTGATGATAAACGTTACAACACTTGTTGGCATTGTTGTCGTCAAACTTTAGCTGGTATACCATGTGATAAATGTCCAAATATAGTATTTTGTTCACaagaatgtaaaaatattgcttGGAATGAATATCATGAACTTGAATGTccaatttcaagtttttctaaGAAATTAGAATTATGTGTTGAAGACGAATGGCAATTCCAATTGacgattaaaattttatcaaaagccCTTAAAGCCACTGGTGGTATTGATGcattggataaaaaaattaatgaggtTGATTCAAAGAAAGATAAATCAATGATTCATACTGATGGTATGTTTGATGTTAATACAATAGATAATTTTCATCGTCTTGATTATTACAAGCCAACTTCTGATAAATGTTCATTAGCCCGAGTAATTCGAATTTCAGCAATTGTATTAATGTTTGGACttgaaacaaatatttttggtCGAAAAATGAAACTCcttgaaatttattcaaataaacaatcacCAGTTTTGGGAGTCCTGATACTCAGGTATTTAATGATTGTTGAACGCAATGTTACTTAT tgCAATGATGATGTAACAGAACCAGTCAGGTTGACACAAGCTATTATATTTCCATTTGAAAACATGTTGGTAAAGAATTGTGATCCTCATGTCAACTGGTACGGCTATGACTGGAATATTTCAATTGTAGCCGAAAgaccaataaaaaaaggagagaaa atacgTATATCATCATCTGACCGTTACCAGGACATGCCACTATCTGAACGTCGAAAGTACGTTGCATCATTTGATCTTCCTCCATGCAAATGCACAGCATGTGTACAAGATTTACCACTGATGGACAATCTTACATCTTACAAG AGTTTGAAGTTGTCGAATCAAGTTCGAAGAGAATTGGATCGTATTATGATTAAATCAGCTGGTTATTCTGAGCTCATTGCTGAGGGAGATGCTGAGAAATTGCTCAAAATAAAAGACACTTTGGCCAAAATgactgataaattttatcaacacgTTACTGTTCCTTGCAGAGAAGCATCTTTTTTTACACTGATGATAGGAATGGTGCATTTCCATCTTTGCACTCCACGTT AcgatgttgccaaaaaaataaagacagaATTTGATTCCATGATGCAAGAATTAAAAGAGTGCCAAGAACTCTTTGAAGAaggaaataatacaaaattattaacaattaaagaTACTTTGAGTAGCATTAATGACAAGTTCCATCACTACATCACTGTCCCTTGCAAAGAAATATCACACTtgtctttattattaaaaaaattgtatgttcGATTACATACAGTTCATAATACTCTCgagtaa